In the genome of Pontibacillus halophilus JSM 076056 = DSM 19796, one region contains:
- the yqfD gene encoding sporulation protein YqfD has product MKTTQGVFFSGSVTIVVHGEFPEFFFNRCVERGLMIWNVKKIDKYACRATIRLEDIDLLKSIRTGSGYKVRIKGRHGLPFVVRRLWRKKPLLIGLFLSLLMVFVLSNMVWKVEIEGVTPELEHKVTEQLREYGVQPGAWKFSLDNPSELQQRLLGDIRELLWIGITEKGTTYHLQGVEKIIVEEGESGGPQHLIARKKGVIADMYVTRGQAEVSVNDYVEPGDMLVSGIIGGEHNEEVVRAEGEVIAETWYESDVTVPLEAKFNVVTGETYNKRAITFWGVAVPYWGFGKHEYKETHEVETDRAFYFLGWKLPVGIYHKEIWEEEHYTRSQTKEEAIQSGIKQAKKELRESLPLDSIIVAEKILQQSEDNGKVKLNLYFKVHEDIAKSQPITQGD; this is encoded by the coding sequence AATTCTTCTTTAATCGATGCGTGGAAAGAGGGTTAATGATTTGGAACGTCAAAAAGATAGACAAGTACGCCTGCAGAGCTACAATTCGACTGGAAGACATAGACCTGTTGAAATCAATCCGAACGGGTTCAGGGTACAAAGTGAGAATAAAGGGGAGGCACGGGCTTCCCTTTGTAGTTAGAAGATTGTGGAGGAAGAAACCATTATTGATTGGCCTATTCCTAAGTTTGTTGATGGTATTTGTCCTCTCCAATATGGTTTGGAAAGTTGAGATAGAGGGAGTGACACCAGAGCTTGAACATAAGGTGACCGAACAACTAAGGGAGTATGGAGTTCAACCTGGAGCATGGAAGTTCAGCCTCGATAACCCGAGTGAACTACAACAAAGGCTGTTAGGGGACATTCGAGAACTGCTTTGGATTGGTATAACAGAGAAGGGGACAACCTACCACCTTCAAGGAGTAGAGAAGATCATAGTAGAAGAAGGTGAATCAGGAGGTCCTCAGCATCTAATAGCGAGAAAGAAAGGCGTCATTGCTGATATGTATGTTACTCGGGGACAAGCAGAAGTGAGTGTGAACGATTATGTAGAACCAGGCGACATGCTTGTATCAGGCATCATAGGTGGAGAGCATAATGAAGAAGTTGTGCGTGCTGAAGGAGAAGTCATCGCTGAGACGTGGTATGAGAGTGATGTGACCGTCCCGTTAGAAGCCAAGTTCAATGTAGTGACAGGAGAAACTTACAATAAGCGAGCGATTACGTTTTGGGGAGTAGCCGTTCCGTATTGGGGATTTGGAAAGCATGAGTATAAAGAAACACACGAAGTGGAAACTGACCGAGCATTTTATTTCTTGGGTTGGAAATTGCCGGTAGGGATTTATCATAAAGAAATTTGGGAAGAAGAACACTATACCCGGTCTCAGACAAAGGAAGAAGCCATACAATCTGGTATCAAGCAAGCTAAAAAGGAGTTGCGTGAAAGTCTTCCATTAGATTCCATAATCGTTGCTGAAAAAATTTTGCAACAGTCTGAAGACAATGGTAAAGTAAAATTAAACTTATATTTCAAAGTACATGAGGATATTGCAAAATCACAACCTATCACTCAAGGAGACTGA
- a CDS encoding PhoH family protein, with the protein MPEDLQTIDIQLGSPNEALAVFGTEDRNLKQVEGLLDVSIITRGEHVNVSGSRHHVTLVEQVFHALLKIVRKGLNVSERDVIYAVELAKKGKIEQFETLFEDEITKNAKGKPIRVKTLGQRSYVAKIKSNDLVFGIGPAGTGKTYLAVVMAIQALKDGRVKRIILTRPAVEAGESLGFLPGDLKEKVDPYLRPLYDALHDLLGTEHTGRLIERGTIEIAPLAYMRGRTLDDAFVILDEAQNTTPEQMKMFITRLGFGSKMVITGDITQVDLPKGVTSGLRVAERRLSNIDDISFTYLEQSDVVRHPIVQKVIDAYEEEA; encoded by the coding sequence ATGCCAGAAGATTTACAGACGATTGATATACAACTTGGAAGTCCAAACGAGGCATTAGCCGTGTTTGGAACGGAAGATCGTAACTTAAAACAGGTAGAAGGGTTACTGGATGTCTCCATCATCACTAGAGGAGAACATGTTAATGTATCCGGTAGCAGACACCATGTAACGCTTGTAGAACAAGTTTTCCATGCCTTGCTTAAAATAGTACGAAAAGGTCTAAACGTTTCTGAGCGAGATGTCATCTACGCTGTAGAGCTAGCGAAAAAAGGTAAGATTGAACAGTTTGAAACGCTCTTCGAAGATGAAATTACGAAGAACGCAAAGGGCAAGCCGATCCGAGTAAAAACACTTGGTCAAAGAAGTTATGTAGCGAAGATTAAATCGAATGATTTAGTGTTCGGTATAGGACCGGCTGGTACTGGTAAAACGTATCTTGCTGTCGTTATGGCGATCCAAGCTCTAAAGGATGGCCGAGTGAAACGCATTATCTTAACTCGACCTGCAGTTGAAGCAGGAGAGAGTCTTGGTTTCCTTCCTGGAGACCTGAAAGAAAAAGTAGATCCATATCTTCGACCTCTATACGATGCGTTGCATGACTTATTAGGAACAGAACATACTGGGCGATTAATAGAGCGCGGGACAATTGAAATTGCACCGCTTGCCTACATGAGAGGGCGCACCTTGGACGACGCTTTCGTCATATTGGATGAAGCGCAGAACACAACTCCAGAACAAATGAAGATGTTCATTACTCGTCTAGGATTTGGCTCTAAAATGGTCATCACTGGTGACATTACTCAAGTCGACCTTCCTAAAGGGGTAACATCAGGGCTTCGTGTTGCAGAGCGACGACTCTCAAATATTGACGATATTTCGTTTACGTACCTTGAGCAATCTGATGTAGTACGACACCCGATTGTGCAGAAAGTCATTGACGCTTACGAAGAGGAAGCGTAA
- a CDS encoding HD family phosphohydrolase, translating into MAKWWQKIKHLVTHVNHWITVSVAIVLLGGLLFLLSFTNVSTQSYDVEKYELAKETILSPITVEDTEETNQKRSQASQSVQDIYTVSREITLERIDYIEEIFQAVTTVQEEQADSVEDEEGNKAREALNEQLSKEITNQIDVSLFEQLLTTNSEDLKIAEDVLRNGLSDVMGEGIKGVDVPEAKKELKNELDNYRFSSSLKEAIPRLVDFAVTENMFLDLDRTAEARTKAVNEVEPAMIQQGQVLVFEGERITNDVYDKLQLVGLLDNKSNNLPYLGLTLLIVLSMGILFYEIVVYLRQQPSYQGVIASIFIISLVMFLFMKVGSILQTSPVDKLYFAAPIAAGAMLLKLLTNERTAIVASVVYAVFGTVFFNGQLPGTLNVEAGIYLLFSQLSGIVFLMNLKDRMSIVKSGLGIAVVNVIAILMFYLFSYEPITFANAAINVSYGLLAALLSSVLTFGLLPFFEAGLGVLTDSKLLTLSSPTHPLLKKLLTETPGTYHHSVMVANLSEAACEAIGANGLLARVAAYYHDLGKTVHPHFFIENQVGIENPHNKMDPYESARIIIRHPYDGADMLRERKMPREIVHIAESHHGTGMLAYFYHKAREEDPEVEHSQFRYPGPKPKTKEAAVICICDSVEAAVRSMNHPSPSDIEELVQSIIQDRLTDGQLNDSPLTLKDVDLVKKTICQTLQGIFHSRIQYPKKQEAVKEAN; encoded by the coding sequence GTGGCGAAGTGGTGGCAGAAAATCAAGCATCTGGTAACGCATGTCAATCATTGGATTACGGTATCCGTAGCAATTGTGTTATTAGGCGGGTTATTGTTCCTGTTATCGTTTACGAACGTATCCACGCAGTCTTACGATGTAGAGAAGTATGAGTTGGCGAAGGAAACGATTCTATCACCTATCACAGTAGAGGACACAGAAGAAACCAATCAAAAGCGAAGTCAAGCGAGTCAATCTGTGCAAGACATATACACGGTTTCAAGAGAGATTACGCTCGAGCGAATTGATTACATAGAAGAGATATTCCAAGCCGTTACAACCGTCCAGGAAGAACAAGCTGATTCGGTTGAAGATGAAGAGGGAAATAAAGCTCGAGAGGCGTTAAATGAGCAGCTCTCTAAGGAAATTACGAATCAGATTGACGTTTCGTTGTTTGAGCAACTATTAACAACGAACTCAGAAGACTTAAAGATTGCTGAAGACGTACTTAGAAATGGGTTATCTGATGTAATGGGGGAAGGAATTAAAGGTGTAGATGTTCCTGAGGCAAAGAAAGAGCTCAAGAATGAATTAGACAACTATCGTTTCTCATCTTCGTTGAAAGAGGCAATCCCAAGGTTAGTGGACTTTGCTGTAACAGAGAATATGTTTCTAGACCTCGACAGAACGGCTGAAGCGAGAACAAAGGCTGTAAATGAAGTTGAACCAGCTATGATCCAACAAGGGCAAGTACTCGTCTTTGAAGGAGAACGTATTACGAATGATGTTTATGACAAACTACAATTAGTTGGTCTGTTAGATAATAAGAGCAACAATCTTCCCTATTTAGGGCTAACTTTACTCATTGTATTAAGCATGGGGATTCTGTTTTACGAAATTGTGGTCTATTTACGACAACAACCTTCTTACCAAGGGGTTATAGCTTCAATTTTCATTATTTCACTTGTGATGTTCCTCTTTATGAAAGTAGGAAGTATCTTGCAAACATCACCTGTTGATAAACTCTATTTTGCAGCACCAATCGCAGCAGGTGCGATGTTATTAAAGCTCTTGACGAATGAGCGTACAGCAATCGTTGCAAGTGTTGTATACGCCGTATTTGGTACCGTTTTCTTCAATGGTCAGCTACCGGGTACATTGAATGTGGAGGCGGGGATTTATCTCTTGTTCTCACAGTTGTCGGGTATAGTCTTTCTGATGAATTTGAAAGACCGCATGTCTATTGTCAAGTCAGGGCTTGGTATTGCTGTGGTGAATGTGATTGCCATATTGATGTTCTACTTATTCTCTTATGAGCCTATTACGTTTGCGAATGCAGCCATTAATGTTTCTTACGGATTATTAGCTGCTTTACTGTCTTCGGTACTCACCTTTGGCTTGTTGCCTTTCTTTGAAGCGGGACTTGGAGTGTTGACAGACAGCAAACTGCTTACGCTTTCAAGCCCTACACACCCATTGCTGAAGAAGCTGTTAACTGAAACACCAGGCACCTACCACCATTCTGTGATGGTTGCTAATTTAAGTGAAGCAGCTTGTGAAGCTATTGGTGCAAATGGCTTGTTGGCTAGGGTTGCGGCTTATTACCATGACTTAGGAAAGACCGTCCACCCACATTTCTTTATAGAGAATCAGGTGGGTATTGAAAACCCACATAATAAAATGGATCCATATGAAAGTGCTAGAATCATTATTCGCCACCCCTATGACGGTGCGGACATGCTGAGGGAAAGGAAGATGCCGAGAGAGATTGTTCATATTGCTGAATCCCATCATGGTACTGGCATGCTTGCGTATTTCTATCACAAGGCGCGTGAAGAAGACCCGGAAGTAGAACATAGTCAGTTTCGATATCCTGGTCCGAAGCCGAAAACAAAGGAAGCTGCAGTCATCTGCATTTGTGATTCAGTTGAAGCAGCGGTCCGCTCCATGAATCACCCATCACCAAGTGATATTGAAGAGTTAGTGCAATCCATCATACAAGATCGCCTCACTGATGGACAATTAAACGATAGTCCATTAACATTAAAAGACGTTGACCTTGTGAAGAAGACCATCTGTCAGACATTACAGGGCATCTTTCATTCAAGAATTCAATACCCGAAAAAGCAAGAAGCTGTTAAGGAGGCTAACTGA
- the ybeY gene encoding rRNA maturation RNase YbeY, which translates to MQIDFHDHTNSVEEDYIDLIQRVLSFAGKQESISEEAEMSVSFVDDKEIQELNRNYRQKDKPTDVISFAMQEEGIGEMKIIGAEIPLVLGDVVISVDTAKAQAEEYDHSLERELSFLALHGLLHLLGYDHMNEADEKTMFQRQEDILNAFGLERN; encoded by the coding sequence ATGCAAATTGATTTTCACGACCATACAAATTCAGTAGAAGAAGATTATATCGACCTTATTCAACGCGTGCTATCCTTTGCAGGGAAGCAAGAATCTATCTCTGAAGAAGCTGAAATGTCTGTTTCTTTTGTAGATGATAAAGAAATCCAAGAGTTGAATCGAAACTATCGCCAGAAAGATAAACCGACGGATGTTATTTCGTTTGCCATGCAAGAAGAAGGGATTGGCGAAATGAAGATTATCGGTGCTGAAATCCCGCTTGTACTGGGTGATGTTGTGATTTCTGTTGACACTGCCAAAGCTCAAGCAGAAGAATATGACCATTCGTTAGAACGAGAGCTCAGCTTCTTAGCGCTACATGGTCTGCTACACTTACTTGGCTATGACCATATGAATGAGGCGGATGAGAAGACTATGTTCCAAAGACAAGAGGATATCTTGAATGCCTTTGGACTCGAACGAAACTAA
- a CDS encoding diacylglycerol kinase: MPLDSNETKRKWIGFSYAWAGVQAVVRNERNFRLHLVATVIVLLLGFILQISAWKWCILLLTVSNVLTLEMVNSAIERIMDHLSPSKHPLVGEIKDIAAGAVLVAAIVAVIIGCIVFIPELSP, translated from the coding sequence ATGCCTTTGGACTCGAACGAAACTAAGCGAAAATGGATTGGTTTCTCATACGCTTGGGCAGGCGTGCAAGCAGTTGTACGAAATGAGCGGAACTTTCGTCTACATTTAGTCGCCACAGTGATTGTCCTTCTACTAGGCTTTATTCTACAGATCAGTGCTTGGAAGTGGTGTATCTTGTTGTTGACGGTGTCGAATGTTCTCACTCTTGAGATGGTGAACTCAGCCATTGAACGAATTATGGATCATTTATCCCCTAGCAAGCATCCGCTTGTAGGAGAAATAAAGGATATCGCTGCAGGAGCTGTGTTGGTAGCGGCGATTGTAGCAGTCATTATTGGATGTATCGTATTCATACCAGAATTAAGTCCATAG
- the era gene encoding GTPase Era, with translation MTEAFKSGFISIIGRPNVGKSTFMNRVIGQKIAIMSDKAQTTRNKIQGVYTTEDAQLVFLDTPGIHKPKHKLGDFMVKVAEQSLNEVDLVMFMVNAKEGFGRGDEYIINMLQKVNQPVFLIVNKIDEVHPDELLPLIDEYRERYDFAEIVPISALEGNNVDHLVQLMTDRMEEGPQYYPEDHITDHPERFVISEMVREKALQLTREEVPHSIAVVIDNIEEREQNNTVYVQATIIVERSSQKGIIIGKQGGMLKEIGQRARKDIESLLGSKVYLELWVKVQKDWRNRANQLQEYGYRSDEY, from the coding sequence ATGACAGAAGCATTTAAATCAGGATTCATATCCATCATCGGACGTCCAAACGTAGGAAAATCCACGTTTATGAACCGAGTAATTGGCCAGAAGATTGCAATTATGAGTGATAAAGCTCAAACAACTCGAAACAAAATTCAGGGCGTCTACACAACAGAGGATGCACAATTGGTTTTCTTAGATACGCCAGGTATTCATAAACCGAAACACAAACTAGGAGACTTCATGGTTAAAGTGGCTGAACAAAGCTTAAATGAAGTAGATTTAGTAATGTTTATGGTCAATGCGAAAGAAGGCTTTGGTCGTGGTGATGAGTATATTATCAACATGCTCCAGAAGGTAAACCAACCTGTCTTTTTAATTGTAAATAAGATTGACGAAGTACATCCAGATGAATTACTTCCGTTAATTGATGAGTATCGTGAGCGCTACGACTTTGCAGAGATTGTTCCTATTTCTGCACTAGAAGGAAACAACGTAGACCATCTTGTTCAACTTATGACAGACCGCATGGAAGAAGGTCCGCAGTACTACCCAGAAGACCACATTACGGACCACCCTGAGCGTTTCGTTATTAGTGAAATGGTTCGTGAGAAGGCGTTGCAACTGACTCGTGAAGAGGTTCCCCACTCTATCGCAGTGGTTATTGACAACATTGAGGAGCGGGAACAGAACAATACAGTCTATGTCCAAGCTACGATCATTGTCGAGCGTTCGAGTCAGAAAGGGATTATCATTGGTAAGCAAGGTGGCATGCTTAAAGAGATTGGACAACGTGCCCGTAAAGACATTGAATCTCTACTTGGCTCTAAAGTTTATCTTGAACTATGGGTGAAGGTACAGAAGGATTGGAGAAACCGTGCCAACCAGCTTCAGGAGTATGGCTACCGTAGCGATGAGTATTAA
- a CDS encoding YqzL family protein, with amino-acid sequence MLDFTWKVFSQTGNIETYLLLKEMESVRENHAEESGTGSVRELDHQL; translated from the coding sequence GTGCTCGACTTTACATGGAAGGTTTTTAGTCAAACAGGAAACATTGAAACCTACTTGTTGTTAAAAGAAATGGAATCGGTGAGAGAAAATCATGCAGAGGAATCAGGTACTGGCTCGGTAAGGGAGCTAGATCATCAATTGTAA
- the recO gene encoding DNA repair protein RecO produces MNGLLEKVEGIVIRTRDYGETNKIVTIFTREKGKITVMARGAKKPKSRMAATTQPFVYAQFLVYIGSSMGNVQQAEFLDSMRAIREDISKTAYAAYLTELTDKLIEPNTPAPFLFEQLLQTFLWIVEDKDPDVLMLMYEMKMYKQGGFAPQTRACVNCGRQEEIIAFSVMEGGVLCNRCRYLDHQAFHLTPNLHKLLTICLEVDVKRVGNISVKEENKKKLMGMSEQYYERYGGYFLKSKKFLKQLDMLR; encoded by the coding sequence GTGAATGGATTGTTAGAGAAGGTAGAGGGAATTGTCATTCGCACTCGTGACTACGGAGAAACGAATAAGATTGTCACGATTTTCACCCGAGAAAAGGGGAAAATTACAGTAATGGCCAGAGGGGCTAAAAAACCAAAAAGCCGAATGGCTGCGACAACGCAGCCATTTGTTTATGCACAGTTTTTAGTTTATATCGGCTCAAGTATGGGGAATGTGCAGCAAGCTGAGTTCTTGGATTCAATGAGGGCGATTCGAGAAGATATTAGTAAGACGGCGTATGCTGCTTACTTAACAGAATTGACCGACAAGCTTATTGAACCAAATACACCGGCTCCGTTTCTTTTTGAGCAGCTCCTGCAGACTTTCTTGTGGATTGTTGAAGATAAAGACCCAGATGTCTTAATGCTTATGTATGAAATGAAAATGTACAAGCAGGGTGGGTTCGCTCCCCAGACGAGAGCGTGTGTGAATTGTGGGCGACAAGAAGAGATCATAGCGTTCTCCGTTATGGAAGGAGGCGTCTTATGCAATCGATGTCGCTATCTCGACCATCAAGCGTTCCATTTAACGCCAAACCTGCATAAGCTTCTAACCATTTGCCTGGAGGTAGATGTTAAGCGAGTTGGGAACATCTCAGTTAAAGAGGAGAATAAGAAGAAGCTTATGGGCATGTCAGAGCAATATTATGAACGCTATGGTGGGTATTTCTTGAAATCAAAGAAATTCCTTAAACAACTGGACATGCTTCGGTAG
- a CDS encoding helix-turn-helix transcriptional regulator: MDLTKRQQQIIEIVKENGPITGENIAEQLSLTRATLRPDLAILTMAGYLDARPRVGYFYTGKTGSELLTERLRKLTVQEFQSIPVVVHENVSVYDAICTMFLEDVGTLFVVNEYSHLIGVLSRKDLLRASIGNQDLRTIPVHIIMTRMPNVTLCFKEDLLIEASQKLIEKQIDGLPVVKETEDGYEVVGRLTKTNVTKALVEMGRDERI; the protein is encoded by the coding sequence ATGGATTTAACCAAACGCCAACAACAAATCATTGAGATTGTGAAAGAAAATGGTCCGATTACCGGTGAGAATATTGCTGAACAGTTAAGTCTGACTCGCGCTACGCTCCGTCCGGATCTTGCCATTTTAACGATGGCTGGCTACTTGGATGCACGACCTCGTGTAGGCTATTTCTATACAGGAAAGACAGGGTCAGAGCTTCTAACGGAACGATTAAGAAAGTTAACCGTTCAGGAGTTTCAATCCATACCGGTGGTTGTCCACGAGAACGTATCTGTATATGATGCGATTTGTACAATGTTCTTGGAAGATGTGGGCACACTATTTGTCGTTAATGAATATTCACATTTAATCGGGGTTCTTTCTCGTAAAGACTTGCTACGAGCAAGTATCGGGAACCAGGATCTTCGTACAATCCCTGTGCATATCATTATGACAAGAATGCCGAATGTAACATTATGCTTCAAAGAAGACCTGCTTATAGAAGCTTCACAGAAACTCATTGAGAAACAGATAGATGGACTGCCTGTCGTGAAAGAAACGGAAGATGGGTATGAAGTCGTTGGTAGACTAACAAAAACAAATGTAACGAAAGCCCTCGTAGAGATGGGCAGAGATGAAAGAATTTAA
- a CDS encoding pyruvate, water dikinase regulatory protein, with the protein MSKPIVYIVSDSVGETAELVVKASLSQFNYDNFEIQRIPYVEDKETIHDAVIQAKEHDALIGYTLVVPEFRQYLNELAKKHDVTAVDIIGPMITKMEDLYDKKPRLEPGLVHKLDEDYFKRVEAIEFAVKYDDGRDPRGILKADIILIGVSRTSKTPLSQYLAHKRLKVANVPIVPEVEPPEELFRVDPTKCIALSISPQKLNDIRKERLKALGLDDQATYANMERIKQELDHFQNVVDRINCQVIDVSNKAVEETANTILHTINKK; encoded by the coding sequence ATGAGTAAGCCTATTGTCTATATAGTATCAGACTCAGTAGGAGAAACAGCCGAGCTGGTTGTAAAAGCGTCATTAAGCCAATTCAATTACGATAACTTTGAAATCCAAAGAATCCCTTATGTTGAAGATAAAGAAACGATTCACGACGCCGTCATTCAAGCGAAAGAACACGATGCGTTAATCGGATATACGCTCGTTGTTCCTGAATTTAGACAGTACTTAAATGAACTTGCGAAGAAACATGATGTGACAGCGGTCGATATTATTGGTCCAATGATTACGAAGATGGAGGACTTGTACGATAAGAAACCTCGTCTTGAACCAGGATTGGTTCATAAATTAGATGAAGATTATTTCAAGCGGGTAGAAGCCATTGAATTTGCTGTCAAGTACGACGATGGGCGTGACCCTCGAGGTATCTTGAAAGCAGACATTATCCTTATCGGTGTTTCAAGAACCTCGAAAACTCCTTTGTCTCAGTATCTAGCACATAAGCGTCTTAAGGTAGCGAATGTTCCAATTGTTCCAGAAGTTGAGCCACCTGAGGAGTTATTCCGAGTAGACCCAACTAAATGTATCGCACTAAGCATTAGTCCTCAGAAGTTGAATGATATAAGGAAAGAGCGCTTAAAGGCACTAGGATTAGATGATCAGGCGACTTATGCGAATATGGAACGGATTAAACAAGAACTAGACCATTTCCAAAATGTTGTGGACCGGATAAATTGCCAAGTAATTGATGTCTCCAATAAAGCAGTAGAAGAAACCGCAAACACGATACTTCATACAATAAATAAAAAATAA
- a CDS encoding YaiI/YqxD family protein, whose protein sequence is MIELNPNVYVDADSCPVKEEIVDLCDKYDVMPHFVTAYAHAPSGEKRGTWHLVDNRGEEVDYFILNRSKRKDIVITQDHALGSLLTGKGVYVLTPRGMVISEGNAEELLFRRHERMQLAKKQIRVKGPRKFTEQDRTTFISTFEEILSNHEGISRPF, encoded by the coding sequence ATGATTGAATTGAACCCGAATGTTTATGTAGATGCAGATAGTTGTCCTGTGAAAGAAGAAATTGTGGATTTATGCGACAAGTATGACGTCATGCCTCACTTCGTCACAGCTTATGCTCATGCACCCTCTGGAGAAAAACGCGGGACGTGGCATCTAGTTGACAATCGTGGGGAAGAAGTGGATTACTTTATCTTGAACCGTTCGAAACGAAAGGATATTGTAATTACCCAAGATCATGCTCTTGGCTCTTTATTGACAGGCAAAGGTGTTTACGTATTGACCCCAAGAGGAATGGTAATCAGCGAGGGCAATGCAGAAGAACTCCTTTTCCGTAGGCATGAACGTATGCAACTAGCGAAGAAGCAGATTCGCGTCAAAGGACCTCGAAAGTTTACAGAGCAAGACCGAACCACATTTATCTCTACATTTGAAGAAATTTTGTCGAATCATGAAGGGATTTCTCGTCCTTTCTAG
- the dnaG gene encoding DNA primase yields the protein MSDRIPDHIIEEVRNSNDIVDVIGEYVQLKQKSRNYFGLCPFHGEKTPSFSVSPDKQIFHCFGCGKGGNVLTFIREIEGVSFREAVQLLATKSGHEIPNEAQQQQENTQQNQEANNLLNAHEWLTKLYHHLLRYTKEGKEGLHYLKERGFTEEIIDTFQLGFAPNSKDFTKKFLEKKGFHPQTMVKGGLLSVNDSSEYSDRFRGRVIFPIRNHQGKTVAFGGRTVGNGDPKYLNSPETELFHKGRLLYNFDLARPEIRKTGEAILFEGYVDVLAAYQVGVKNGVASLGTSLTETQAKLLRRYVDRVIISYDSDNAGIEAAKKAAKILKQVGCEVRVAQLNYGMDPDDYIKEYGGERFRQVVNDQSSTYMTFMMTYLKRGYNLANEGDRIQYIEQVLDEISTLDKPIERDHYVKELATEYDLSKEILDRELAQRLKKRGYKDNQEGNRHTNYEKNSYSRNKKLLPAFHNAERHLIYYMLQEARIAEQVQDEIGGAFNMSEHQVIVTYLYAFYEEGHAPNPVQFMEQLPEELQGLVSEIIMLNLSPDITSKEIQDYMLRIQAKRSEKEEISVLEAEQKEAERQNDPIKAAQIAMQIVQLKQSLKH from the coding sequence ATGTCAGACCGTATTCCAGACCATATTATCGAAGAGGTTCGCAATAGCAACGATATTGTTGACGTTATCGGTGAATATGTTCAATTAAAACAGAAAAGCAGAAACTACTTTGGTTTGTGCCCATTTCACGGGGAGAAAACGCCATCGTTCTCTGTGTCACCTGACAAACAAATCTTTCATTGCTTTGGATGTGGCAAAGGGGGAAACGTTCTCACTTTTATTAGGGAGATTGAAGGGGTATCGTTTAGAGAGGCCGTTCAACTTCTCGCTACCAAAAGTGGGCACGAAATCCCGAATGAAGCCCAACAGCAGCAAGAGAACACTCAACAAAATCAAGAAGCAAATAACTTACTTAACGCTCATGAATGGTTAACTAAATTGTACCATCACTTACTTCGATATACAAAAGAAGGTAAGGAAGGTCTCCATTACTTGAAAGAGCGTGGGTTCACGGAAGAAATCATTGATACCTTTCAGCTCGGATTTGCTCCTAATTCTAAAGACTTCACAAAGAAGTTTCTTGAGAAGAAAGGCTTTCACCCGCAAACAATGGTGAAAGGCGGACTTCTGTCCGTAAATGATTCGAGCGAGTACTCCGACAGGTTCCGTGGAAGGGTGATCTTTCCAATTCGTAACCATCAAGGTAAAACGGTTGCGTTTGGAGGAAGAACTGTAGGTAATGGTGACCCCAAATATCTAAACAGTCCAGAAACAGAACTCTTCCACAAAGGACGTCTGCTGTATAATTTTGATTTGGCAAGACCAGAAATCAGAAAAACAGGAGAAGCCATCCTTTTTGAAGGCTATGTCGATGTTCTTGCTGCTTATCAAGTAGGTGTCAAGAATGGAGTTGCTTCATTAGGAACCTCCCTAACTGAAACGCAAGCAAAGTTGTTGCGTAGGTATGTAGACAGGGTCATCATTAGCTATGACTCAGACAATGCTGGGATAGAGGCCGCGAAAAAAGCGGCGAAGATCCTAAAGCAGGTCGGATGTGAAGTACGTGTGGCCCAATTGAACTATGGCATGGACCCGGATGACTACATTAAGGAATATGGTGGAGAACGGTTCAGACAAGTTGTAAATGATCAAAGTTCAACCTATATGACCTTTATGATGACCTACTTGAAACGTGGATACAATCTAGCTAATGAAGGGGATCGTATTCAATACATTGAACAAGTATTGGATGAAATCTCTACTTTAGACAAGCCCATTGAACGAGACCATTACGTAAAAGAACTGGCGACGGAATATGACTTATCTAAAGAGATTTTAGACCGCGAATTAGCTCAACGATTGAAAAAACGAGGGTATAAGGATAATCAGGAAGGGAATAGACATACTAACTATGAGAAAAATTCCTATTCCAGAAATAAGAAGTTGTTACCTGCTTTCCACAACGCGGAACGACACCTGATTTATTATATGCTTCAAGAGGCTAGAATCGCTGAACAAGTACAGGATGAAATAGGTGGAGCTTTTAATATGAGTGAACACCAAGTGATTGTCACTTACTTGTATGCATTCTACGAGGAAGGTCATGCTCCAAATCCGGTTCAGTTTATGGAACAGCTCCCAGAAGAGCTTCAAGGACTTGTTTCTGAAATTATCATGCTTAATCTTTCTCCTGACATTACATCTAAGGAGATTCAGGATTACATGTTACGAATTCAAGCGAAACGAAGCGAGAAAGAAGAAATTTCTGTACTTGAAGCAGAGCAAAAAGAAGCGGAGCGCCAAAATGACCCTATCAAGGCAGCACAAATTGCCATGCAAATTGTTCAATTGAAACAGAGCTTAAAACATTGA